TCTTGACCGTGCTGAATATTTTGACTGGTGATCGGGTTGAAATAACTCTTGGTATAAGCCAAATGATAAATACTATCTAAAATATTGGTTTTGCCTTTGCCGTTTTCGCCAACAATGCAGTTGATTTTTGAATCAAATTTATATTCGAATGCCTCAAAATTTTTATAATGAAGTAAAGACAAAGATTTTAAAATCATAGAAATTAGAAATGTTTATAATTATTCAAAACTACAAATTATAGTTTATTAGGTCTATGAAATAAATCAATTATAAATATTAATTTTTTTTTAAAAAGTCATGAAAAGTATAAAGACTGTAAAAGCACTTAAAACATCGGATGAGCTTCACGAAAACCAAACCAATATTTAGCTATATCAGGTAGGTTATATGATTATCAAATCAAGGCCTAACATATGCTAAAGATAATGCAACAAATACTATCAAAAACAAGTGTTTTGGTTGAAAAAAGCATTTGAATTGACCTATTCTTGCTTAGCCTAAACATAACCGAACTCACGCATTTATCAAATTTTTAATTGATTAGAGTCATTTTTTATCACCAATAAAACCTATTTTATTCAAAGCTTTGTAAATTTGTAGTAAAATTTTTTAAAATGCACATTGAACAATTTAAAGATTATAGTCTTTCTCATTATTCTTATGCAATAGTTTGTGGAGATTTGATTGCCTTGGTGGATCCGAGTAGAAATCCACTACCCTACTACAAATTTGCAGAGCAGACAAGGCTAAAATTGTAGCAGTTATAGAAACTCATCCCCATGCTGATTTTGTAAGTAGCCATTTACAAATTCACAAGGAAACAGGTGCTATAATATACGTTAGTAAATTTTTAAACGCAGATTATCCTCATGAAACTTTTGATGATGACGATGAATTTAATTTAAATCACGTTAATTTTTCAGCAATCAATACGCCAGGACATTCGCCAGATAGTATTTGTGTTCTCACTAAAGATACACAGACGCATAAGCAAGTTTTGTTTTCAGGTGACACTTTATTTGTTGGCAATGTAGGACGCCCCGACCTCAGAGAAAATTCAGGTGATATGAAAGCCACTAGAATTTCCTTGGCTAAAGATATGTATCACAGCATTCAAAATAAATTTAATCCGTTAGATGATGACGTTATTGTATATCCAGCTCATGGTGCTGGAAGCTTGTGTGGAAAAAATATGAGCAACAAACCTTATACCACCTTAGGTAACGAACGTATTACTAATTGGGCTTTTAAAAAACAAACAAAAGAACATTTTGTAGAAGAATTATTATCTGATCAACCTTTTGTGCCAAGTTATTTTGGTTTTAATGTTGAATTAAACAAAGCTGGAGCTGATGATTTTATGAAAAATGTGTGGTCTATACCGCTTCGTTTAAAAGTGAATCGTATAGAAGATGATGCTTTAGTTGTTGATGTGCGAAATGAAGATGTTTTTAAATCAGGTCATTTACCTAACAGTGTCAACATCATGGCACGTAGCGAAAATGATAAATTTGAGACTTGGTTAGGCTCAGTAATAGAACCCAACGAAAAATTTCACATTGTAATCCAAAGTGTTGAAAACTATCAAAATATTTTAGAGCGAGTAGCAAAAATTGGATATGAAAGTCAGATTCTATCTGTTGTGACTTTAGATGATAAAAATCTTAAAAAAGACCTGAATTTAGACCTTGATCACTTCAAGTCAAACACTGATAAATATACAGTTATTGATATCAGAAATGAAAGCGAAACAAAACAAGGAATGATTTTTGAAAATGCACTACATTATCCGCTTGACAAGCTAAGAGCATCTGCACAAGACATTGCCACAGACAAACCTATTGTAGTTCATTGTCTTGCTGGCTACAGAAGTGCTACTGGTTATACCATATTAAACAAAGCAAAACCAAATGCAGAAGTTTATGATTTAAGCTTTGCCATCGAAGAATTTAAATCATAAGCCATACAAAATGTTAAATTGAATATTTTAATCATCCTTGTTGAAATCAATCTGAGAAAAGATTTAAAATGGATTAATCAATTTGTTGGAACTCAAATAATCAAGCCTATTTTTGTATAAGAAAATTGAGATTGCCGTTATGCTTACCAATGGTTTTAAAAAAACGCAAAAAGTTTGAATTTATATATCAAGCAATTTAAATCGATTTTAAAAACATCTAAAAACAAAAACATTTTTTAACATCTATTTTCAAAATATAATATTGGGAAAAAATTAAAGAATGGCTCAATATTGCTGAATGAAACCAATTAACCATAAAATATAAAACAGTTTAAACCGTTAAGAATAAAAATACTGATTATAAAATTTTGTATTTTTTTTTGGTTTTAGACGCAACTATTCTATCTTTTTTAACTCTATTGAGTAAAACCAAACTATGTATTGGATAATAATTTTATCAATTTTACTTCTCATCAATGCAATTTTACTTAAATTTAGTTGCAATAATTGTTCACAAAGTACTTGTAAAAAACCAAAATTTAATATGCCAGAAAAAAATGAGTATATTTCTCAACCTGTTATGGCAGATAAATAGATAATTCTTCAAATTTTTCGGTTTATAATTATAAAGAATTAAAAAAGCACTTGATAAATTTTTCTTCAAGTAGTATATTTCTAAACAAATTTTTAGATTGTGTATAATCAAAGGCATCTTTGATATAAACATTGATAATGCTTTTTTTATAAAGTCTTTCTGCTGAAGTTTGATGGTATGAATGTAAATTTGAATAAAAATTAAATATTTTACTGCAATTCATTTTTAGTTCAGACCTGATAAAGTTAAAGAAACCTAAACATCAATCCAACTCGACTAAAGCTATTATATTTGAAACTAAAAATTTTATGCAAATACGGTTTTGGTTTCTTCTGTTGTGTTGTCATTTTTCATTTCTTTCAGCTCAGTCG
This genomic window from Flavobacterium sp. CS20 contains:
- a CDS encoding rhodanese-like domain-containing protein, with translation METHPHADFVSSHLQIHKETGAIIYVSKFLNADYPHETFDDDDEFNLNHVNFSAINTPGHSPDSICVLTKDTQTHKQVLFSGDTLFVGNVGRPDLRENSGDMKATRISLAKDMYHSIQNKFNPLDDDVIVYPAHGAGSLCGKNMSNKPYTTLGNERITNWAFKKQTKEHFVEELLSDQPFVPSYFGFNVELNKAGADDFMKNVWSIPLRLKVNRIEDDALVVDVRNEDVFKSGHLPNSVNIMARSENDKFETWLGSVIEPNEKFHIVIQSVENYQNILERVAKIGYESQILSVVTLDDKNLKKDLNLDLDHFKSNTDKYTVIDIRNESETKQGMIFENALHYPLDKLRASAQDIATDKPIVVHCLAGYRSATGYTILNKAKPNAEVYDLSFAIEEFKS